GATAGAGAAGTCCAAAAAGCTCGCTACTACATACGAAAAAAGAACCCCATTTATACCCATTCCCAGGTATAGCAACAGAGAAACCAAGACAAGGTTAAAAAGGGATATAAACGAAGACACAAAAGCAATCCGTTTGAACTTATCGAACACCCTAAGTATTGCGTCAGAGGTTGAGTTAGCCGTCTTTATCAGGAGGCTCAGTGAATAAGCCCATATAAGGGTGTAGGCCTGAGGGGAGTGAATGACGTAAGAGCTGGCCATCTTGGCAGTAAGAATAGCTATGATAAAGGCCAAGATCCCACTCGATATGTCGATGATATAAGAGAGCTTTATCATAGAGAGGGTCTTTCCTTTCTCTCCTTTGGCCCAAAAGGTGCCTATATACTTTGTTGCGGTTTCCCAAACCTTGAAATCAAAAAAGTTATTCAAAATTTCTACATAGGCTGTGACCAAGGCTAGAAGTCCATAGTCGTCTACCCCTAGCATTCTTGCTATAATCACCGTCTGGAGAGCGGAGAAGGCGCCGGCGATTGTTTTCCCCCCGAAAAGCCAGGAGGCGTTACGAAATAGCCGATTTCTTATCGTCTTTTCACCCTTGTGAGCGGCTTGATCCATCGGATGGTTTGACATGAAGGCGTAGATTGTGAGCCTTATAAAGGCTAAGTAAAATCCCTTCCTAAGGCATCTTTTGAGGGGACACCGTTAAGATCCTCTAAAACCCTCAGTAATTCATTCATCATAATATCTTCAGTATAAAAATTTTGAACTCTTTGCTTTCCCTTTTTCCCGAAAGCCAGGGCCTTATCCTCGTTTTTAAGTAGGTCCAAAATAGCGGTTCTGATCTCATCCGCATTATCGGGATTCACCAAGTAACCGCTTTTGCCATCCTCCACTACTTCAAGGGAGCCAAAATTCGCCCCGGCTATGATGGGCTTTCCCCTGGCTGCGGCCTCTAACAGAGCGTTAGGAAGCCCCTCTATCTTTCCACCAATAGGTCTGTTAAGCATCGTGAAAACATCACAAATGTCGTAGAAATGGATTATATCGTCGTGCGGAATTTCACCGGTGAATATTACCTTGTCTGTTAACCCGAGCTTTTTCACCAGGGTTACAAGCGTTCCTTTGTAATCCCCGTCCCCTACGATCAAATATTTTATCTTTGGGAACTCATTTATTATTCGGGAAAGCGCATTTATGACCGAGTCCTGTCCCTTTCTCCTTACAACCCTTGCCACTGTTAGAATCACCTTCTCTCCTTTTTGAATTCCGAACTTTTCTTTGAGCTTGTGAAGGACTTCAACTCTAGGCGGTTCAGAAAGAAATCTTTTTTCCACTCCGCTGCCTATGACCACTACGTTTTCCATAGAAATTTGAGCTCGTTCGAGGACTTCTTTGACGGTATGGCTGTGGCATATAATTCTTGTTGCACTTGAGTACATTCTCTTGATCATGAATATTAGGGGAATTAACCAGAACTCTCTGAATGAATAGGATAGAAAATCCGGTCTGGCGGTTGCCCTTACCATGTACTTAAATGGGAATAATGGGAACATTCCCCCTATAATCTGTGTCTCCTTATGGATGAAAAACACTATATTGGGGTGATACCAAAGGAGAACCGCCGTTAAATAAAAGAACCCCAATACATACTTCAAAAGTGGCCCCCGGTTTTTTCCTATAAATGGTATCCGTATGACCTTAAGGCCATTTTTTTTATCTAATTCCTTTTCATCCGAAGTGTAACTTGGGGCAAGAACTATAACTTCTTTTCCCGCTTCCTGAAGCCCCCTTGCCATGTTCAGGCATTGGGTTTGCATGCCACCCTCGGAGGGGGGAAACCGGTGAGTGTATATCAGCACCCTCATGCCTGAATTCCCTCTGGTATTCTCTTACTCCCTTCCGGCGAGCGAGTCTTGATATCAAGGACAACATCGGTCGAGGCTTCGTTATCCAGTTTTCCGCTCTCTTTGTTCTCTATTGGTGGACTTACCGCGTACGTGGTTCTCATTGCTTTAAGTATATAATATACCCATTATAATAATCCACTGACAAAGCAAGGTGGTAAGAAGGTTTAGGAAAGGTCTTTTGTCTAGGGCTGAAGCTTTTGACATTAAAATGTTCTTATGGTAAAAACTACAATAATTTTCATGAAATAGGGTACTTATCAAATTATTGATTCCAACCCCTTTCAAATTTAAGGTTCATCATGAATAAATTACGCGTAATGTACATTCTCAGGGATTTTCCTCAGTTATCTCACACTTATGAAAAAAATGAAATTGAGGCGGTAAAAGATGAATGCGATATTAGGATAATCGCCATGAAAAGACCTAATATCTCTTATAAGAACCATGTTCCGTTTTCTTACATATCTAACCTCGGGATGATACGTGAAGCCATAGAGGAATTCCGCCCCCATGTTCTCCACAGCCACTATCTTGACCAAACCCACATCTTGGCCAAGCTTTCTTCGCAGACCAACGTCCCCTTTACTATAAGGGCGCATTCATTCGATACTATATGGCCAGGGAAGAAATCGTCTTTATTCGATTACATCCGATTGCCTGGAAGGGATTTCATTCCTCACGTTATTCGCAAAGGAATGCCCTCAATAAATGATGATCTATGTCTGGGTATACTTTCCTTCCCTTTTACCCGACCAACGCTTGAAAGAGCGGGCATTCGCAGTGAAAAAATATATGACTGTTATCCGGTAGTAAATTACCGACTTTTTCATGATCGTTCCCCTAATGGTCAGGCAATTATGAATACAGGTGCATGCATTCCCAAGAAAAAGATGGAAGACTTCATCCGGCTCGCTACCTTGGTGCCGAATATGGAATTCAACTTATATGCAATCGGTTACAAATTGGGGAAGATTAGTCGGTTGAACAAATCGGTAGGGAGTCCGGTGAATATTATTCCACCGATTGAACCGGAAGATATGCCGCGTGAATATAAGAAGCATAGATGGTTGGTCTATACGGCTTCCCACAAGTTAAAGACCGTCGGCTGGCCGATGGCGGTCGCTGAAGCACAGGCATCTGGCGTGGGTGTGTGCATGCCGAATTTACGCCCCGACTTAAGAGAGTATGTGGGGGATGCTGGCTTCCTGTATAACTCGATCAGCGAGGTGGTGGACATTATTTCTAGACCATTTCCCGAGGAAAAGCGTCAGATTGGGTTCGAACACGCCAGGAAATCCGATATATTTGAGCATAAAGTAATACTTACTAGCCTTTGGCGGAAGGCGATTACATCCAATTATAATGGGAAAAATCTTATGGAGAAGGTTAGTGGCAACACCTGAGCCGGCGGCTTGGACCACATTCTATATATTAGTGATTCCGCAGATCTTATTTTGGTCATGTAGTTAAGCAATTATACCGAAGCCAAAGCCCTGTGCACGAGTCTAAGGGTGTTATTGTAAACAATGTTGACAAAAGTCCCATTGGAAAAAGAATAGAGCCATAGGTGGGCGCTCATCACGCTTTAAAATTTACCAATTATTTTAAGGGGTTATAGATACATGAAGCCATATCCTCCGATTATAATAATAGGGATGAGTCGTTCTGGTACCACTTTGCTGGTAGAGATGCTGGAGCAATTAGGTCTCTTTGCCGGCAATAAGAAAACCAGGAATAATGAGGCTCTTTTTTTTTACAATTAAATAGCTGGCTTCTAGCGCAGTGCAGCGGGGGTTTGGAAAATCCGGGCTCGATCAAATATCTTCTTAGGGATCAAGAGGCTAGAGCATTATTTGCTGATTTTATTAGTTTCATAATGAAAACTCCAAGGGCAATTTCGTTCCTGGGCTTGATTAAATATTTACATTATCGAACTCCAGTCAATCTGGATAGGCCATGGGGCTGGAAAGATCCCCGCAACACTTATACCTTGCCTTTATGGTTGGATATATTCCCTGATGCTAAGGTGATTCACATATGTCGGCATGGGGTAGATGTAGTAAATAGCTTAATGATGAGGCGCAAAAGGGGTCTCTTCCGTTTAAAAGATAGGCACCCAAGTTTAAAACGTCTCTATTGGCTCTATTTAATGTTGAAGTTTGTGCCCAAGCCCCGTCTCTTCGTTGATTTGAGGTGTGACTCTCTTGAGGAGGGGCTGTCGATGTGGGAAGAATACATCGAAGAAGCTAGAGCCCACTTGAACGGTCTAAAAGATAGAGCTATTGAGGTTAAATATGAGGATCTTTTGGCTGAGCCTGCCAGATTACTGAGGTCCATATCGGACTTTTGTGGACTCCGGGCCACGGATAAAGATATTCAAATGGTGGCGAGTAAGGTGAGACCGGACCGTGCTTATGCTTACCGGTGTGATCCAGAGCTAGAGGCTTTCACAGCTCGTGTGGCTCTACGTTTGAGGGCGCATGGTTACTAGGATACGGAAGATTAAATCACAAACTCCAAATATCCGTTCGGATTTTTGTCTTTCTTGCACTTTATCAAAATGTTTCCATGTACTTGGCAGCAGTTTCTTAATACTCTAAAATCAAAGAATTGATTTTAGTATGTCTACGTAAGCTTAGATGTCCATAATCCCTTAGCCCGAGCATTCTGACTAGAACTATACCGCTTATAAAGCTGAAAAATACTGGAGGCGTTTTTTCTGCAAAAAGCCAAGGAGGATTGGAAAAGGGACTTTTTTAAAATTGTTTTTGCCTTGTTCATTTGAATGAATCTAAGGCCGGAGTAGTTTGCTTTTTAGTGGAGTCGTTCAGAATTTTAACGTAATTATTAATCATTATCTCCTCTGTAAAAATTTGCCTTATCATCTGTTTGCCATTCTCTCCCATAGTTCGAGCTTTTTTCTCATTTTCAAGCAAATCTAGAATAACACCTGCAATCTCCTCAATATCTTCTGGATTCACTAGGAACCCGGTTATTCCGTGCTTTACCGCCTCTTTTGAACCTCCGTTTGCCCCGGCTATAACTGGCTTTCCTCTTGCACTTGCCTCAAGCAACGCGTTTGGCAGTCCCTCTACTTTGTCATTCCAGAATCTGTTTGGCATTATAAATATGTCACATAAGTCATAGAAATTTATTGTTTCTTCATGAGGAACGCCTCCTGTGAAAATCACATTGTCACTTATTTTCATTTTCTTGGCCAGCCTTTTAAAATTTCCCTTATATTTTCCTTCTCCAACTACAATGTACTTGACCCGTGAATATCTGCTTAGCACCTTTGGAAGCGCTCTAATAACCGTATCTTGCCCTTTCCTGGGGAGAATCCTTGCTACGGTAAGCAGGATTTTATCTTCTTTACCTATACCTAGTTTTTTCCTTAATTCTTCTATCTTTTTTCTGTTCGGTTCCCGATGAATCATATATTTTTCGACGCCATTATATATAACTGTAATCTTATCCCGAGGAATATCGATTTTTTCTAGTAATTCTTTTGTAAAATGACTTGCAGCTGCTATAAGTAATGCTTTTTTGTAAAGCCGAAGCATCGGTAATTGTAGAAGCTTTTTTCTTACTTGGTTGCCCAAAAAATGTGTTGTTACTCCAGAGCCTGCAACTCTTACTATGGGTTTAAATGGAAATGTGGGTAATAATCCTCCTACCACTTCCGCTTCCTCTGATATAAAAAGCACGATATCTGGTTTCTCTCTAAAAACAGTTAGAGCAAAAAATGTCCATCCCAGAAGGTACCCTACGAGGGTACCGGGGTATCGTA
This region of Thermodesulfobacteriota bacterium genomic DNA includes:
- a CDS encoding sulfotransferase codes for the protein MENPGSIKYLLRDQEARALFADFISFIMKTPRAISFLGLIKYLHYRTPVNLDRPWGWKDPRNTYTLPLWLDIFPDAKVIHICRHGVDVVNSLMMRRKRGLFRLKDRHPSLKRLYWLYLMLKFVPKPRLFVDLRCDSLEEGLSMWEEYIEEARAHLNGLKDRAIEVKYEDLLAEPARLLRSISDFCGLRATDKDIQMVASKVRPDRAYAYRCDPELEAFTARVALRLRAHGY
- a CDS encoding glycosyltransferase family 4 protein, translating into MRVLIYTHEFPPFLGGLATASYKLVKGISQAGIKTVVLAPSYSSKDGEIDKILKCKIIRIPLLRKIKRLRYPGTLVGYLLGWTFFALTVFREKPDIVLFISEEAEVVGGLLPTFPFKPIVRVAGSGVTTHFLGNQVRKKLLQLPMLRLYKKALLIAAASHFTKELLEKIDIPRDKITVIYNGVEKYMIHREPNRKKIEELRKKLGIGKEDKILLTVARILPRKGQDTVIRALPKVLSRYSRVKYIVVGEGKYKGNFKRLAKKMKISDNVIFTGGVPHEETINFYDLCDIFIMPNRFWNDKVEGLPNALLEASARGKPVIAGANGGSKEAVKHGITGFLVNPEDIEEIAGVILDLLENEKKARTMGENGKQMIRQIFTEEIMINNYVKILNDSTKKQTTPALDSFK
- a CDS encoding glycosyltransferase family 4 protein codes for the protein MRVLIYTHRFPPSEGGMQTQCLNMARGLQEAGKEVIVLAPSYTSDEKELDKKNGLKVIRIPFIGKNRGPLLKYVLGFFYLTAVLLWYHPNIVFFIHKETQIIGGMFPLFPFKYMVRATARPDFLSYSFREFWLIPLIFMIKRMYSSATRIICHSHTVKEVLERAQISMENVVVIGSGVEKRFLSEPPRVEVLHKLKEKFGIQKGEKVILTVARVVRRKGQDSVINALSRIINEFPKIKYLIVGDGDYKGTLVTLVKKLGLTDKVIFTGEIPHDDIIHFYDICDVFTMLNRPIGGKIEGLPNALLEAAARGKPIIAGANFGSLEVVEDGKSGYLVNPDNADEIRTAILDLLKNEDKALAFGKKGKQRVQNFYTEDIMMNELLRVLEDLNGVPSKDALGRDFT